A genomic segment from Dethiobacter alkaliphilus AHT 1 encodes:
- the proC gene encoding pyrroline-5-carboxylate reductase — MQDKIGFIGLGAMGGALLEGLLAGGVEPERIVASDTLETKLREAAEKHGLKAMPDVRSVAEAARVIFVAVKPQDMKTLLKEIAPVMKDGQVVVSVAAGVSIHDIEKRFDREVGVIRVMPNTPCLVGEGAMAASGGKYVSDDDLHMVVSWLETLGIVRTVPEKLMDAVTGVSGSGPAYVYLMIEALADGGVLNGLPRAMALELAAQTVLGAARMVMETGEHPAVLREMVTSPGGTTAQALFTLEDNGFPAAVQKAVSAAAQKSKELGK; from the coding sequence ATGCAGGACAAGATTGGATTTATTGGACTGGGAGCCATGGGTGGTGCGCTGCTTGAGGGATTGCTGGCGGGTGGCGTGGAGCCGGAACGGATTGTGGCTTCCGATACATTGGAGACAAAGCTTAGGGAAGCGGCAGAAAAACACGGCTTAAAAGCCATGCCTGATGTCCGCAGTGTGGCTGAGGCAGCCAGAGTGATTTTTGTAGCGGTGAAGCCTCAGGATATGAAGACATTATTAAAAGAGATTGCGCCGGTGATGAAGGACGGACAGGTTGTGGTGTCTGTGGCGGCCGGCGTTTCCATTCATGATATTGAGAAGCGCTTCGACCGGGAAGTGGGCGTTATCCGGGTGATGCCTAATACACCGTGTTTGGTGGGTGAAGGAGCCATGGCGGCCAGCGGTGGTAAGTATGTAAGTGATGATGATTTACATATGGTGGTCTCCTGGTTGGAGACTTTGGGTATTGTCCGGACTGTGCCGGAGAAGTTGATGGATGCCGTCACCGGTGTGAGCGGCAGCGGTCCTGCATATGTGTACTTAATGATTGAAGCTTTGGCTGATGGTGGAGTGCTAAACGGGCTGCCCAGGGCCATGGCTTTGGAATTGGCGGCACAGACCGTTTTAGGTGCGGCCAGAATGGTGATGGAGACGGGTGAGCATCCGGCTGTTCTGCGGGAGATGGTTACCTCTCCCGGCGGGACCACCGCGCAAGCTTTGTTTACCCTGGAAGATAACGGCTTCCCCGCTGCGGTGCAGAAAGCTGTCAGCGCTGCGGCCCAAAAGTCGAAGGAGCTGGGAAAGTAA
- a CDS encoding glutamate-5-semialdehyde dehydrogenase: MSEVIKKAAEAKEASVMLATASTKQKNDALLSMAEALQNNQEEILAANAIDLDNLTKKEGYNKAFYDRLKLTGDRVLGMVEGLRELVGLPDPIGEVMGMQTRPNGLQVGRVRVPLGVVGIIYEARPNVTADASGLALKAGNAVLLRGSSEAINSNKALVKVLRQAVAAVGLPAGTITLVEETDRSAVMEMMRLNTYLDVLIPRGGASLIKSVVENASVPVIETGTGNCHTFVDRSADLQMAEEIAFNAKTHRPGVCNAMETLLVHQDVAEDFLPGMVERLTVAGVEVRGCEKTQRSADNVVAATEEDWYTEYLDMVLAIRVVDSLDEAILHINKYGSKHSEAIVTSEYHNARVFQSHVDAAAVYVNASTRFTDGGEFGLGAEMGISTQKLHARGPMGLTALTSTKFIINGDGQIR, from the coding sequence ATGAGCGAAGTAATTAAGAAAGCGGCGGAGGCCAAAGAGGCGTCGGTGATGCTGGCCACCGCTTCCACTAAGCAAAAAAATGATGCACTGCTGTCTATGGCTGAGGCCTTACAGAACAACCAGGAAGAAATCCTGGCAGCAAATGCCATTGATTTAGACAACCTAACCAAGAAGGAAGGGTATAATAAGGCGTTTTACGATCGCCTTAAGCTCACCGGTGACCGGGTTCTGGGTATGGTGGAAGGTTTGCGCGAATTGGTGGGGCTTCCGGACCCCATTGGTGAAGTGATGGGTATGCAGACGCGTCCAAACGGGCTGCAGGTTGGCCGGGTACGGGTGCCTTTGGGTGTGGTGGGTATTATTTATGAGGCCAGACCCAATGTAACGGCAGATGCTTCGGGACTGGCTCTTAAAGCCGGCAATGCTGTATTGTTGCGGGGTAGTTCTGAAGCCATTAATTCCAATAAAGCGCTGGTTAAAGTGCTGCGACAGGCAGTAGCTGCTGTGGGCCTGCCGGCAGGAACCATTACACTGGTGGAAGAAACAGACCGCAGTGCGGTTATGGAAATGATGCGTCTTAATACTTATCTGGATGTGCTGATCCCCCGCGGTGGAGCTTCGCTTATCAAATCTGTGGTGGAAAATGCCAGTGTACCGGTTATTGAGACAGGTACAGGCAACTGTCATACCTTTGTGGACCGGAGTGCTGATTTGCAGATGGCAGAAGAGATAGCTTTTAACGCCAAGACCCATCGTCCCGGTGTATGCAACGCCATGGAAACTCTGTTGGTGCATCAGGATGTGGCGGAAGATTTTCTGCCCGGTATGGTGGAAAGGCTGACTGTTGCGGGAGTGGAAGTGCGGGGTTGTGAAAAAACGCAGCGCTCTGCGGATAACGTGGTGGCGGCCACAGAAGAGGACTGGTACACCGAGTACCTGGATATGGTTTTGGCAATTAGGGTGGTGGACTCATTGGATGAGGCCATTTTGCATATCAATAAATATGGGTCAAAGCATTCGGAAGCTATAGTAACTTCTGAGTACCATAATGCCCGGGTATTTCAGTCACATGTGGATGCGGCTGCCGTTTATGTAAATGCATCTACCCGTTTTACCGACGGCGGAGAATTTGGCTTGGGTGCGGAGATGGGTATTTCCACACAAAAGCTGCATGCCAGAGGACCCATGGGTCTTACCGCATTAACTTCCACCAAGTTCATTATCAATGGAGACGGCCAGATCCGTTAG
- the proB gene encoding glutamate 5-kinase, translated as MDQRESLKKAQTVVVKVGTRTLTHATGKLNLRYMEKLVRELADLANQGRHVVLVSSGAVGAGIGKLGLEQKPQSIPEKQAVAAVGQGLLIQMYEKLFAEYGLVVAQVLLTRDDFNDRKRYLNSRNALLALLKFGVVPVINENDTVAVEEIEFGDNDSLSALVASIIGADLLVLLTDTGGLYSANPKLDDNAQRLSVVEQITPEIRQLAGETCESLATGGMVTKLMAGEMAAKSGIPMVIANGSEADVLPRILDGEDVGTLFCARDKCLESRKRWIAYGQTAHGRLIVDSGAKKALLEYGKSLLPSGILEVMGDFEQGEMVAIEDHCGNEFARGLVNYNSGELQRIKGLRTEKAAEVLQRTCSEAVHRNNMVVNS; from the coding sequence ATGGACCAGCGGGAGAGTTTAAAGAAAGCGCAGACCGTGGTGGTGAAGGTGGGAACCCGTACCTTGACCCATGCCACGGGCAAGCTTAATCTGCGTTATATGGAAAAGCTGGTGCGGGAGTTGGCCGATTTGGCCAACCAGGGCCGGCATGTGGTGCTGGTCTCCTCCGGCGCTGTGGGTGCGGGAATCGGCAAGCTGGGGTTGGAGCAAAAGCCGCAGAGTATTCCGGAAAAGCAGGCTGTGGCCGCTGTGGGGCAAGGCCTTTTAATTCAGATGTATGAGAAGCTGTTTGCCGAATATGGGCTTGTGGTGGCTCAGGTGCTTCTGACGCGGGATGATTTTAATGACCGCAAGCGTTATCTGAACTCGCGCAACGCTTTGCTGGCCTTGCTGAAGTTTGGCGTGGTGCCTGTAATTAATGAAAATGACACGGTGGCTGTGGAAGAGATTGAGTTTGGGGATAATGACAGTTTGTCGGCGCTGGTGGCCAGTATTATTGGTGCGGACCTGCTGGTGCTGTTAACCGATACCGGTGGTTTGTACTCGGCAAATCCCAAGCTGGATGATAATGCACAGCGTTTAAGTGTGGTGGAGCAAATTACTCCGGAAATACGCCAGTTGGCCGGGGAGACATGTGAGTCACTGGCCACCGGTGGTATGGTTACCAAGCTGATGGCCGGGGAGATGGCGGCAAAGTCCGGCATCCCCATGGTTATTGCCAACGGCTCTGAGGCAGATGTCTTGCCGCGGATTCTGGACGGGGAAGATGTGGGGACGCTGTTTTGTGCCCGGGACAAATGCCTGGAGAGCCGTAAACGCTGGATTGCATATGGGCAGACGGCACACGGTCGCCTGATTGTGGATAGTGGGGCGAAAAAGGCGCTATTGGAATACGGCAAGAGTTTGCTCCCCAGTGGGATCCTGGAGGTAATGGGGGATTTTGAGCAGGGAGAAATGGTGGCCATTGAGGACCATTGCGGTAACGAATTTGCACGGGGACTGGTTAATTACAACTCCGGTGAATTGCAAAGGATTAAGGGGCTGCGGACGGAAAAAGCTGCTGAGGTGCTGCAGAGAACCTGCAGTGAGGCGGTACACAGAAATAATATGGTTGTTAATTCCTAA
- a CDS encoding nucleotidyltransferase domain-containing protein yields MERMDHQANIMEIMAEAVRFGCRKEQLAEEQFLKKLLTGDVNAHSRLRYALAKGISRYLGSMDDNLESVYVYGSTMNDNAGFSSDIDLIVKVKSKNGKTRRAFEILDSFLRISYKILLADDELPIKCMLDVQLVDQRDIEQKINYGSVISSHNIVPVKVWSRETATVPA; encoded by the coding sequence ATGGAAAGAATGGATCATCAGGCCAACATCATGGAAATCATGGCTGAAGCCGTACGGTTTGGCTGTCGCAAGGAACAGCTTGCAGAAGAGCAGTTTCTAAAAAAACTCCTGACCGGAGATGTTAATGCGCACAGTAGGCTGCGGTATGCTTTGGCCAAAGGGATCTCCAGGTATCTGGGCAGTATGGACGATAACCTGGAAAGTGTGTACGTTTATGGCTCCACCATGAACGACAATGCAGGCTTTAGCTCCGATATAGACTTAATAGTTAAAGTTAAGTCCAAAAACGGAAAAACCCGCCGGGCCTTTGAAATCCTGGACTCTTTCCTGCGCATCAGCTACAAAATACTCTTGGCTGATGATGAGCTACCGATAAAATGTATGCTGGATGTACAGTTAGTGGATCAAAGAGATATTGAGCAAAAAATAAATTACGGCAGTGTCATTTCCTCTCACAATATCGTTCCTGTTAAGGTCTGGAGCCGTGAAACGGCTACAGTTCCTGCATAA